In a genomic window of Methanoregula sp. UBA64:
- a CDS encoding MBL fold metallo-hydrolase, whose translation MERTYHVGNATITKIPELILDANTPDYLYPDWDPLFLSEHADWLVPENMDPVRTHLIQSIHSWLIRTKEHTILIDTAAGNDKERVWSPRFHRLNTPFLERLRAAGVTPEMVDYVILTHIHIDHVGWNTRRRGDAWIPSFPNATYVFPKAELEWNSNPENYPENARVKFVIYEDSILPVVQAGQAELVVPDGSEFLPGISFIPVPGHTPGQMAVVFESCKEAALFGGDIMHHPIQVYRPEWNSVYCEDAEKARASRRRALEYLADRHALYCSSHFAGTSAGYVTRKGDGFRWEFC comes from the coding sequence ATGGAACGGACCTATCATGTGGGCAATGCCACCATCACGAAAATACCGGAACTGATCCTCGATGCAAACACGCCCGACTATCTCTATCCCGACTGGGATCCTTTGTTTCTTAGCGAACACGCTGACTGGCTGGTCCCGGAAAACATGGATCCGGTGCGGACGCACCTTATCCAGAGTATCCATTCCTGGCTGATCAGGACAAAAGAGCATACGATCCTTATCGACACCGCCGCGGGAAACGACAAGGAACGTGTCTGGTCCCCCCGGTTCCACCGGTTAAACACCCCCTTCCTTGAACGGCTCCGGGCCGCGGGCGTAACCCCGGAGATGGTGGACTACGTGATCCTGACCCATATCCACATCGACCATGTCGGGTGGAACACCCGCCGCCGGGGGGATGCGTGGATCCCCTCTTTCCCAAATGCTACCTATGTGTTCCCAAAGGCAGAGCTGGAGTGGAATTCCAACCCGGAGAACTATCCGGAAAATGCCCGTGTCAAGTTTGTCATCTACGAGGACAGCATCCTCCCGGTGGTTCAGGCGGGACAGGCAGAGCTCGTTGTTCCCGACGGGAGCGAGTTCCTCCCGGGAATTTCCTTCATACCCGTACCGGGACACACTCCCGGCCAGATGGCGGTTGTTTTTGAGTCCTGCAAAGAGGCGGCGCTCTTTGGGGGAGATATCATGCACCACCCGATCCAGGTATACCGGCCCGAATGGAACTCCGTATACTGCGAAGATGCAGAAAAGGCCCGCGCCTCCCGAAGACGGGCACTGGAATATCTCGCGGACCGGCATGCCCTGTACTGCAGTTCGCATTTTGCCGGAACCTCAGCAGGCTATGTCACGCGGAAAGGTGACGGTTTCCGCTGGGAATTCTGCTAA
- a CDS encoding winged helix-turn-helix transcriptional regulator — protein MPEPPPARKCPIQVSLSVIGGKWKPIILWFIKDEPVRFSHLQKKIPGITPMMLAKQLKELVADGMIVRTIYPEVPPRVDYAITDDGRSVLPVLVALNDWGNEYQKRKFGCWSQKCADTFRTDDGKKQE, from the coding sequence ATGCCAGAGCCACCGCCGGCCAGGAAATGCCCGATCCAGGTCTCGCTCTCTGTTATCGGGGGAAAGTGGAAACCGATCATCCTCTGGTTCATTAAAGACGAACCGGTCAGGTTTTCCCACCTCCAGAAGAAGATCCCGGGGATCACCCCGATGATGCTCGCAAAACAGCTCAAAGAGCTTGTGGCCGACGGGATGATCGTGCGGACGATCTATCCCGAAGTTCCCCCACGGGTCGATTACGCCATTACGGATGACGGCCGCTCGGTCCTTCCCGTTCTTGTGGCGCTCAATGACTGGGGTAACGAGTACCAGAAACGGAAATTCGGGTGCTGGAGCCAGAAGTGCGCGGACACATTCCGGACCGATGACGGAAAAAAACAGGAATGA
- a CDS encoding response regulator, with product MTYTILFVDDSEALLHMGKLFLEMSGMLAVDTALSGVQALEKLRCRRYDGILSDYGMSPMNGILLLEQVRAELGEIPFILFSSDFSGAVYERAYSSGADFCIRKGGNPQERFLDLETMFLILIEQSQLREKISYPIDLNPLSLSLPEVEKDRNLIVMNTPAGSLNRSFNGGYFFYRKK from the coding sequence ATGACTTACACCATTCTTTTTGTCGATGACAGCGAGGCACTCCTGCATATGGGAAAACTGTTTCTCGAAATGTCGGGGATGCTCGCGGTCGATACGGCACTGTCGGGGGTTCAGGCACTAGAAAAGCTCAGGTGCCGGCGGTATGACGGGATCCTATCGGATTATGGTATGAGCCCCATGAACGGGATTCTCCTGCTCGAACAGGTGAGGGCCGAACTGGGTGAAATTCCATTTATCCTTTTTTCCAGTGATTTTTCCGGGGCTGTGTATGAGCGGGCGTACAGCAGCGGGGCTGACTTCTGTATCAGGAAAGGTGGGAATCCGCAGGAACGGTTTTTGGATCTGGAAACAATGTTTTTGATATTGATCGAACAATCACAACTCCGGGAAAAAATCAGCTATCCTATCGATCTGAATCCCCTTTCCCTGAGCCTTCCTGAAGTGGAAAAAGACCGTAATCTTATCGTAATGAATACCCCGGCAGGTTCTCTTAACCGGTCGTTTAACGGGGGATACTTCTTCTATCGTAAAAAATGA
- a CDS encoding MDR family MFS transporter: protein MITDPVKTPTNSNGKIEPALLKIEMILLIGGLAALLDTTMVNVAVHTLTADLHTTVSAIQWVITGYLLAMSMTVPVSGWAVNRFGGKRMWLVSLAVFLAGSILSGISWDTTSLILFRILQGIGAGLIFPILTTLAVQAAGGHSLGQVMSVMSLPALFAPIFGPVLGGIIVQALGWHWIFYINIPICIAAIVLAWRELPENEVPGTSQDLDIAGLMLLSPALALLVYAISQAGSSVQSSFWRAGIPLAIGLLLAGIFIFHSSSVKKSATKKMPVIDLRLFASRYFSASCILLFLIGAISAGSLLLLPLYFQQVRGADVLFTGLWLIPEGLGMLLTRSWIGNLTDHVDARVLIQAGLVVTLIGIVPFSFIGPSASPVIVAVLLFVVGIGMGGGLIPVMVAAYRGLAGDQISHASSATRIFQLIGGAFGSAAIAVILQQELQGYGSSGIAAVTNAYAVTFWGLSGLTVIAICVAFYLPLQKGAAAGP from the coding sequence ATGATTACTGACCCGGTGAAAACCCCGACAAATTCCAATGGCAAGATCGAACCGGCATTATTAAAAATTGAGATGATCCTCCTGATTGGCGGTCTTGCCGCATTGTTGGATACAACGATGGTCAACGTGGCAGTCCACACGCTGACCGCCGATCTGCATACGACCGTTTCGGCTATTCAATGGGTTATTACCGGGTATCTGCTCGCTATGAGTATGACGGTCCCGGTGTCCGGTTGGGCAGTTAACCGTTTTGGCGGCAAGCGGATGTGGCTGGTCTCGCTTGCGGTATTCCTGGCGGGTTCGATCCTGTCAGGAATATCCTGGGACACCACCAGCCTGATCCTTTTCCGCATCCTCCAGGGCATCGGGGCCGGGCTGATCTTTCCCATCCTCACAACCTTGGCTGTACAGGCCGCCGGGGGACACAGTCTTGGCCAGGTTATGTCGGTTATGAGCCTGCCGGCACTTTTTGCTCCTATTTTCGGGCCGGTCCTTGGGGGAATTATTGTCCAGGCCTTAGGCTGGCACTGGATCTTTTATATCAATATCCCGATCTGCATTGCAGCAATCGTACTTGCATGGCGAGAGTTGCCGGAGAATGAAGTACCAGGCACCAGCCAGGATCTTGATATTGCTGGCCTCATGCTTTTATCCCCGGCGCTGGCGCTTCTTGTGTACGCTATCTCGCAGGCAGGATCCTCTGTGCAGTCATCTTTTTGGAGGGCAGGTATTCCCCTTGCCATTGGCCTGCTCCTGGCGGGCATTTTTATCTTCCATTCTTCCTCAGTAAAAAAATCTGCCACAAAAAAAATGCCCGTTATCGATCTCCGCCTGTTTGCTTCGCGTTATTTTTCCGCATCGTGTATCCTGCTTTTCCTGATTGGTGCCATCTCGGCCGGATCCCTGCTTCTTCTGCCCCTGTATTTCCAGCAGGTCCGGGGAGCAGATGTTCTGTTTACCGGGCTCTGGCTGATCCCGGAAGGGCTCGGGATGCTCCTGACCCGAAGCTGGATCGGGAACCTCACGGATCATGTAGACGCCAGGGTGCTTATCCAGGCCGGCCTTGTTGTCACCCTTATTGGGATAGTGCCCTTCTCCTTTATCGGGCCATCAGCAAGCCCGGTTATCGTTGCCGTATTGTTGTTTGTTGTGGGAATCGGTATGGGGGGAGGACTCATCCCGGTCATGGTGGCTGCCTACCGTGGCCTTGCCGGCGATCAAATATCTCATGCAAGCAGTGCGACACGCATCTTCCAGCTTATTGGCGGGGCTTTTGGTTCTGCCGCAATTGCCGTCATCCTCCAGCAGGAGCTTCAGGGCTATGGATCCTCAGGGATCGCGGCGGTAACCAATGCGTACGCAGTAACATTCTGGGGACTGTCGGGCCTGACGGTAATTGCAATCTGTGTAGCATTTTATCTTCCCCTGCAAAAAGGGGCTGCCGCGGGCCCATAA
- a CDS encoding TetR/AcrR family transcriptional regulator, protein MVGDPGSQKGTRRRGEILEDAILLAAWEELSETGYTHLTMEGVAARAKTNKAVVYRRWPNKSRLVIAALKKYLPITKGEVPDTGNLRTDVLVLLRNVTQPLQAIGAETLHGLLADLLDKERISSLPRMLRSGGNEKVTVAMRKILEHAQKRGEVSLASINPRIISLPMDLIRYEILIRQEPVSDTTLNEIVDDIFLPLITAKR, encoded by the coding sequence GTGGTTGGTGATCCAGGATCCCAAAAGGGAACGCGGCGCCGGGGAGAAATTCTCGAAGATGCGATCCTTCTGGCCGCATGGGAGGAACTCTCCGAAACCGGTTACACTCACCTGACCATGGAAGGGGTTGCCGCCCGGGCAAAAACAAACAAGGCGGTTGTGTACCGCCGCTGGCCCAACAAAAGCAGGCTTGTTATTGCCGCATTGAAAAAATACCTGCCCATTACCAAGGGGGAGGTACCGGATACGGGAAATCTCCGTACGGATGTCCTTGTTTTGCTCAGGAACGTAACACAACCCCTCCAGGCAATCGGGGCTGAAACCCTCCATGGGCTGCTGGCGGATCTTCTCGACAAGGAGAGAATTTCATCGCTCCCGAGGATGTTGCGCTCCGGCGGGAACGAAAAAGTCACGGTTGCCATGAGAAAAATTCTCGAACATGCCCAAAAACGAGGGGAAGTCTCTCTTGCATCGATCAATCCGCGTATTATTTCCCTGCCCATGGATCTGATACGCTATGAAATTCTTATCCGTCAGGAGCCGGTATCGGATACCACCCTCAATGAAATTGTGGATGATATTTTCCTGCCGCTTATCACTGCAAAAAGATAA
- a CDS encoding tautomerase family protein: MPVVILKMRKGWTTEQKRKIVKEFTNTLVSTLKIDPGLVTIMIDEHSLEDIGHGGVLRCDEH, encoded by the coding sequence ATGCCCGTCGTCATTCTCAAGATGCGCAAAGGCTGGACAACCGAACAGAAACGAAAGATCGTAAAAGAGTTCACGAACACGCTCGTCTCGACCCTCAAGATCGACCCGGGTCTCGTCACGATCATGATCGACGAGCACAGCCTCGAAGACATCGGGCACGGCGGCGTGCTCCGGTGCGACGAGCACTAA
- a CDS encoding AbiJ-NTD4 domain-containing protein → MGTFMPHEYFSERENGPRPRVIEEISLPVWKGIHTVILKWYLENALSGTDHGNNELFENSLSAEIPTLSWSLSSSNKPSRSDILDLIEFSYKNVLRPTKDHYEEYSDCSQREKGQLAFREDINIIFRRNGSIYELSGEGKIIRLVPEEFRQPLLQTEFNTGDVDLDILLNTARTKFLNSDPHTRKDSLEKLWDAWERLKTIVSCDKQSSIKTLLDKTAPETNFNKRLDTDAHELTEIGNQFRIRHHEIDKISIVSDYQVDYLFFRMFNIIYLILKSTNRIK, encoded by the coding sequence ATGGGTACGTTCATGCCGCATGAATATTTTAGCGAACGGGAAAACGGGCCACGTCCACGCGTTATTGAGGAGATTTCTCTACCCGTTTGGAAAGGCATACACACAGTTATTCTCAAGTGGTATCTTGAAAATGCATTATCTGGAACCGATCATGGTAATAATGAGCTTTTCGAGAATTCCCTTTCAGCTGAAATTCCAACTTTGTCTTGGTCCCTGAGTTCATCCAATAAACCTTCGAGATCAGACATTCTCGATTTAATTGAATTTTCTTATAAAAATGTGCTACGTCCTACTAAAGATCATTATGAGGAATATTCGGATTGTTCTCAAAGAGAGAAGGGTCAATTAGCGTTCAGGGAGGATATTAATATAATTTTTCGACGGAATGGATCTATTTATGAGTTATCTGGCGAAGGAAAAATAATACGTTTGGTTCCTGAGGAGTTTCGACAACCGCTACTACAAACGGAATTTAATACGGGTGATGTCGATCTTGACATTTTACTTAACACGGCTCGCACGAAATTTCTCAATTCCGATCCTCATACCCGAAAAGATTCTTTGGAAAAACTATGGGATGCTTGGGAACGGTTGAAAACAATAGTGTCTTGTGACAAACAATCTTCAATTAAAACACTTCTAGACAAAACAGCTCCTGAAACAAATTTCAATAAACGCCTTGATACCGATGCACATGAGCTTACAGAAATTGGAAATCAATTTCGGATTCGGCATCACGAAATAGATAAAATTTCGATTGTGTCGGATTATCAAGTGGATTATCTCTTCTTTAGAATGTTCAATATTATTTATCTAATTCTCAAATCTACAAATCGAATAAAATGA
- a CDS encoding SRPBCC domain-containing protein yields the protein MMKELRSEIEITASTRRVWEILTDFAGFPQWNPFIRRARGNLVEGERLDILMQPSGAKGMTFSPTVLKVETDRELRWIGHLFVPGLFDGEHIFTIEPLGTGRVRFTQREIFTGLLVPLLARMLDTDTQRGFEEMNNALKARAEQTAA from the coding sequence ATGATGAAAGAACTCCGGAGTGAGATTGAAATTACCGCATCGACCAGACGGGTGTGGGAGATCCTCACCGACTTCGCGGGTTTTCCTCAATGGAATCCGTTCATTCGCCGGGCACGGGGAAACCTTGTGGAGGGGGAACGGCTCGACATCCTGATGCAGCCTTCCGGGGCGAAGGGAATGACTTTTTCGCCCACGGTTCTCAAGGTAGAGACTGACCGGGAGCTTCGGTGGATTGGTCATCTCTTCGTACCCGGCCTTTTTGACGGCGAACATATCTTTACTATCGAACCGCTGGGAACAGGCCGGGTTCGTTTTACCCAGCGGGAGATCTTCACGGGCCTGCTTGTCCCCCTGCTGGCACGGATGCTCGATACCGATACCCAACGCGGTTTTGAGGAAATGAACAACGCGCTGAAAGCCCGGGCAGAACAGACCGCAGCATGA
- the uvrA gene encoding excinuclease ABC subunit UvrA, whose product MKNITIKGARQHNLKNINVEIPRDKLVVITGVSGSGKSTLAFDTLYAEGQRRYVESLSSYARQFLGMMQKPDVDSIEGLSPAISIEQKTTSKNPRSTVGTTTEIYDYLRLLFARIGTPYCPEHNIPIAAQSPDRIADQIAAEHPGQVTVLAPIVRQKKGTYQQLLRDLNAEGYARARVNNTLVRTDEEITLDRYKKHDIEAVIDRLDTTDRARLAEAVENTLKKSGGLVLVADEAGKESTYSSLLACPVCGLAFEELQPRMFSFNSPFGACDECHGLGVKMEFDADLIIPDKNRCIADGAVAPYRNPMDGFRGQYLATVAKHFGFSVLTPIKDLTETQYNALMFGSTEKMHFSMSTRNGDAQWSHNGEWEGLLPQTARLYAQTQSEWRKRELEGYMRVFPCPACKGKRLKDKVLAVRIDGKSIIDVTDLSITACLAYFSGLRLTEKEEGIARQIIKEIRSRLLFLEKVGLGYLTLSRNAGTLSGGEAQRIRLATQIGANLMGVLYVLDEPSIGLHQRDNRKLIETLQTLRDIGNTLIVVEHDEDMIRSADHVIDIGPGAGLHGGEIVAQGTPQQIEKNKKSLTGQYLSGKKTIDVPEKRRKAKQFITVRGCKENNLKNIDAKIPIGLFTVVTGVSGSGKSTLVYDTLYKGMMQKLYGSKEQAGAHKEIVFDSEIDKVIVIDQSPIGRTPRSNPATYTKLFDEIRTIFAETKEAKMRGYKAGRFSFNLKGGRCEACEGDGLIKIEMNFLPDVYIECEECKGKRYNRETLEVKYKGKSIADVLDMSVEEALAIFANIPSIQSKLEMLCRVGLGYVKLGQSATTLSGGEAQRIKLTRELAKRATGKTLYLLDEPTTGLHFDDTKKLIKVLDDLVEKGNTVVVIEHNLDVIKSADYLIDIGPEGGDAGGEIVATGTPEKVALVKESYTGQFLKGMLGKK is encoded by the coding sequence ATGAAGAATATCACCATCAAAGGTGCACGCCAGCACAACCTGAAAAATATCAATGTGGAGATCCCGCGTGACAAGCTTGTTGTGATCACCGGGGTCTCGGGGTCCGGCAAATCCACGCTCGCTTTCGACACGCTCTATGCGGAAGGCCAGCGGAGGTACGTCGAGTCCCTCTCCTCCTACGCCCGCCAGTTCCTCGGGATGATGCAGAAGCCCGACGTGGATTCCATCGAAGGGCTCTCTCCAGCCATCTCCATCGAGCAGAAGACCACGTCCAAGAACCCCCGCTCGACCGTGGGGACCACGACCGAGATCTACGATTACCTCCGGCTCCTTTTTGCCCGGATCGGCACGCCCTACTGCCCCGAGCACAACATCCCGATCGCAGCCCAGAGCCCGGACCGGATTGCCGACCAGATCGCGGCGGAGCATCCCGGCCAGGTCACGGTCCTTGCCCCCATTGTCCGGCAGAAGAAGGGGACGTACCAGCAGCTCCTCCGCGACCTCAACGCCGAGGGCTATGCCCGGGCCCGGGTGAACAACACGCTCGTCCGGACCGATGAGGAGATTACCCTCGACCGGTACAAGAAGCACGACATCGAAGCGGTGATCGACCGGCTCGACACCACCGACCGGGCCCGGCTCGCGGAAGCCGTCGAGAACACGCTCAAAAAGTCCGGCGGGCTCGTGCTCGTTGCGGACGAAGCGGGGAAGGAATCGACCTATTCCTCGCTCCTTGCCTGCCCGGTCTGCGGCCTTGCCTTCGAGGAGCTCCAGCCCCGCATGTTCTCGTTCAACAGCCCGTTCGGTGCCTGCGACGAATGCCACGGCCTTGGCGTCAAGATGGAGTTCGACGCCGACCTCATCATCCCGGACAAGAACCGGTGCATTGCGGACGGTGCGGTTGCCCCGTACCGGAACCCCATGGACGGTTTCCGGGGCCAGTACCTTGCAACGGTTGCAAAGCACTTCGGCTTCTCGGTCCTCACCCCGATAAAAGACCTGACCGAAACCCAGTACAATGCGCTGATGTTCGGCTCGACCGAGAAGATGCACTTCTCGATGAGCACGAGAAACGGCGATGCCCAGTGGTCGCATAATGGCGAGTGGGAAGGCCTCCTCCCACAGACCGCCCGGCTCTATGCCCAGACCCAGTCCGAGTGGCGCAAACGCGAGCTCGAAGGCTACATGCGGGTCTTCCCCTGCCCGGCCTGTAAGGGAAAACGGCTCAAGGACAAGGTGCTCGCGGTCAGGATCGATGGCAAATCGATCATCGATGTGACCGACCTTTCGATCACGGCCTGCCTTGCGTACTTCTCCGGCCTCCGGCTCACCGAGAAGGAGGAGGGCATCGCCCGGCAGATCATCAAAGAGATCCGGTCCCGTCTGCTCTTTTTGGAAAAAGTCGGCCTCGGGTATCTCACGCTCTCGCGGAACGCCGGGACGCTCTCGGGCGGCGAAGCGCAGCGGATCCGGCTTGCCACCCAGATCGGTGCAAACCTGATGGGCGTACTCTACGTGCTCGACGAACCGTCCATCGGTCTCCACCAGCGGGACAACCGGAAGCTTATCGAGACGCTCCAGACGCTCCGCGATATCGGGAATACGCTGATCGTAGTGGAACACGACGAGGACATGATCCGCTCCGCCGACCATGTGATCGATATCGGGCCCGGGGCCGGGCTCCACGGCGGCGAGATCGTGGCGCAGGGAACCCCACAGCAGATCGAGAAGAACAAAAAGTCCCTTACCGGGCAGTACCTCTCCGGGAAAAAGACGATCGATGTGCCGGAGAAACGCCGGAAGGCAAAGCAGTTTATCACCGTCAGGGGCTGTAAGGAGAACAACCTCAAAAACATTGATGCGAAGATCCCGATCGGCCTCTTTACGGTCGTGACCGGGGTCTCCGGGTCCGGCAAGTCGACGCTCGTATACGACACGCTCTACAAGGGCATGATGCAGAAGCTGTACGGCTCAAAGGAGCAGGCAGGAGCGCATAAGGAGATCGTCTTTGATTCCGAGATCGACAAGGTGATCGTGATCGACCAGAGCCCGATCGGCCGCACGCCGCGAAGCAACCCGGCAACGTACACGAAACTCTTCGACGAGATCCGCACGATCTTTGCTGAGACAAAGGAGGCGAAGATGCGGGGCTACAAGGCGGGCCGGTTCTCGTTTAACCTGAAAGGCGGGCGCTGCGAGGCCTGCGAGGGCGACGGCCTCATCAAGATCGAGATGAACTTTCTGCCCGACGTGTACATCGAGTGCGAGGAATGCAAGGGCAAACGCTACAACCGCGAGACGCTCGAAGTGAAGTACAAGGGCAAGTCGATCGCCGATGTGCTTGACATGAGCGTTGAGGAGGCGCTCGCTATCTTCGCAAACATTCCCTCGATCCAGAGCAAGCTCGAAATGCTCTGCCGGGTCGGCCTCGGGTACGTGAAGCTCGGCCAGAGCGCAACCACGCTCTCGGGCGGCGAAGCGCAGCGGATCAAGCTCACCCGGGAGCTCGCGAAACGGGCAACGGGAAAGACCCTCTACCTGCTCGACGAGCCGACTACCGGGCTCCATTTTGACGACACAAAGAAGCTCATCAAGGTGCTCGACGATCTCGTGGAGAAAGGCAACACGGTCGTGGTGATCGAGCACAACCTGGACGTGATCAAGTCAGCCGATTACCTCATCGATATCGGGCCCGAAGGCGGGGATGCCGGCGGGGAGATCGTCGCAACCGGGACACCGGAGAAGGTGGCTCTCGTGAAGGAGAGTTATACGGGGCAGTTTTTGAAAGGGATGCTGGGGAAGAAGTAG